The nucleotide window GCGCGATCGCGGCCGCGTTGACGCTATAGTATCCGTCCGTGATGGAGGCGAGAAATTCGGTGGCCAGATCGTCGTTCGGGGCGAGCATCGGCTACGCTGCCTTTCGTTGAGCGGGCATCAGGAGAACACGTGCGGGTATGCAGCCGCATAGTTGAGGAGCCGCTGAAGGGCTGCACGGTAGTCCGGGAGCGCGGGACCCGCGGCGCTCCCCGCATTCACGACGATTGCCGCGTCGTTGCGCAAGCGCGTCGCCAGCCACGAGGTGAGCGGCTGGCCGTTCGGCGCGAGCGCGGAAGACGACGAGACGTTCGAGACCAGCAATCCCGCGACGGCCTCGGTGACGATGAACATGGTGGCGAGGTTGCCGGTGCCGGGCGGCGTCGCCGGCGGCGTGCCGAGCAGATACGTGCACCCCGCGGTGAGCTGTGAGAGCGCCGATGCGTAGAGCGCGCCGAGCTCCGAGGGCACCGACACGGGCCCGCCCGTCGCCGGCCAACTGGTTGAGTCGACGAGCGGTGTGCTCCCCGTCGCGATCGAAAGGAGGTAGCGCTTCATCACGGTCCAGTCGACCGCGACGAGACGCGGCGGCGCGTTGGCATCGGATGCGTCGCGGATGAGGCCGCGGATTTTCGCGTCGAGACCGCCCAGGATGTCGGCGAGCTGCGCGAGCGCGACGTCGGCTCCGCCGCCCGCGGTGACGCACAACTGTATCCAGCGGGAAAGCTGGCGCGCGAGCGGGGCGCCCTCCTGTTGGAACTGTTCGGCCTGGGGCGCGTAGCGCCGCGGAAGCGCCGGCATCGTTCCGTCGGGCCGAACCGCGTCGTTCAGCTGCGTGACGATGCGCAGGACGTACGGGTAGTCGCCGGCGATCGGGTTCGTTCGGAATGCCCGCAGCGCCGCGGCGATCGTGGCGGCGGCCGTTTGTACGTTTTGCGCGGCGGACAGAAACCGCGCGCGTGCGGCGTCCCCGCCGGAGGCGACCTGGTCTCCGGCCGCGGCGAGCAGCGCCACGGGCCCGTCGTCCGCGAGCAAGGCGTCGATGCCGCTGAGCACGGGCTCGAATTTGAGCGCGATGGTTCGTGCCAACGAAACCTGAGCGCCGTCGAACGCGACGCCCATCGCCCAGCTGCCGCGCTGCGCATCGCGAGGGTTCGAATCATCCGGCAGCTCGATGACGGCCCGCGTGAAGAGCGCGGCGGCAAACGCATTGTGCAGCAGCGGTCCGCCGCGCGGTGAGGCCAGCGTCGGTCCCGCCGCGAGCGCCGGAACGCGCGCAACGAGGACGCTTCCGGCCAAGGCCGCGCAGCCGGCGATCGCGTCCGAACGCCTCATGCCGAGCTCGCCGAGGCGGTGCCGTCAGCCGCGACGCGAACCATCCGAACTACGGCGTTGTCGGCGATCGTTTGCATGTTGGTGGCGAACTGGACCAAGCCGTCCCAGTCCTCGCGGGCGGACGTCACGTCGTTGCCGACCCCGAGCCAAAAACCCGCCTCGGTCGAAGCGCTTGCAAGATCGGCAATCGTCGCGTTCGTTTTCGCCGCGACGGTGCCCCACCAATCCGCAATGTCGCTCAACGACTGTCCCATGCCTTTGTTGAGATCGGCCAGCTTGCCGACGGACGCGTTGAGGACCGAGAGTGCCGCGATCTGCTGCATGTCGTCGTCGAGCTCGTTGGTGTCACGCGCGATCTCCGCGTGCGCGTCTTGGATCTTGCGGGTGTAGGTGGCGTACATGGCCTCCATCTCGGCGATGGACGCCACCGTGATGAACGCACCCACGAGGAAGCCGACCGGTCCGAACGCCATCGCCGCGACGCCGACGCCGATGCCGACGCCGCCCGCGATCCCGCTCGCGGTGAGCTTGGCCTCGTCCGCGGCGATCTCCGCGTTGTCGGCGTCGATGTCGGCCTTGAGCTTGGCGGCCAGCGCCTGGTCGGCGAGCAGGGCTTGTTGGATGCCGTCTTCGCCGGTGAGCGCGCTCAGGTCGCTGATGGCGGCATCGTGAAAGGCGGTGAACTGCGAGCACAGGTCCGTGATCTGCGACTTCGTGTCCGCGAGCTGACCGCCGAGCCATGTGAGCCGGGCTTGGATCTTCTGCTGCGCGGCCGCGTCGGGGTTTCCGTTCGCGGCGCTGATCGTCTGCGTGATGTCATCGGCCGCGACGCCGAACTTCGTACCGAAATCGATGATCAGTTGCGGCACCGTCGAGGTGATCGCGGATTCCAGCGTCGTCGTCCAAACGCTGCCGTGCTGCTTCGCGTTGAAAAGGTTGAGCGAAAAGTTTTGATACCACGCCGGCTGCGGGTTCAGCGAGGGGATCGTCGTGATCGCGAGCGCCGAAACGTAGCCGCGAATATGTACGACTCCGTTCAAATGCTCAGCGAGGACGTCCTTATGAACGTCCTGCGCCGGCGGAGCGAGTCCGGCGGCCGTCCCAGTCATCGATACACCCTTCAGACGGTTTTGGAGGCAGGGGTAGTTCGCGTAGGCTCCACGCGCCCCTCTCGCAAAATCCGCGGAGAGATTTCGCGCCGGCTATCGTCCCGTCGCGTCGAATCGCGAGTAAGGAGGTATGAGCGCGATGCTCAGCTGGCACGTTGGCCGAGTGAACGTCGGCAACGACCGTCCGCGCGAGATCACGGGCGGCAAGCCGTTGGCGACGTCGTTCCTACAGCATCTCGACGAGGCGGGCTGGTCGCGCGACGGCGTCGACGCCGTTGTCTGCACGCACCTGCACGTCGACCATGTCGGCTGGAACACGATGCTCGAGAACGGCACGTGGGTGCCGACCTTTCCGAACGCGCGCTACTTCATCACTCGGCGCGAGTACGACTTCTGGAGCGCCCACGACGACGAGGAGCAGCGAACGATGCTCGGCGATAGCGTCACGCCGATCCGGCTCACGCCCTCCACCGGCCACACGCCCGGCCACGTCAGCGTGATGATCGAGTCCGCGGGCGAGCGGGCGGTGATCACCGGCGACATGGCCCACCATCCATGCCAGTTGGCGCACCCCGACTGGACGTTCGGCACCGGCGAGCCGGAGGCCGCGGTGCTCACCCGCTCGCGCCTCTTCGCCGAATGGGCCGACCAGGGGATCCTCGTGATCGGCACCCACTTCGCCGCCCCCACCGCCGGCCACGTCGTGCGCGACGGCGCGGCGTTCAGGCTTGCGGTGTAAGGGCGGCGCGGTTAGGCACGTTCACGCTCCACGCGTTCAAAGGCGGCCCGAACCGCTTCGTTGAGTTGCGCGAGGTGCACGTCGAGCGGCACCTGCGGGTCGCGCAGGGAACGTCCACGTTCCTCGACGATGGACGCTAAGTCGTCGAGGTCTCGCGGCGTGATCTCTTCCGTCATGACGAGCGGGGTCACGCTCGCGATGGCTGCACGCGCGGCGGCGCTTCCGGGCAGGCCCAGGACTGTCAGCCAACCGTCGGCCGCACGTAGAGCTTCCGTGGCGCTCATGGAATGTTTATACTCGGAACCTTCCATTCGATCGTCACCTTCGCGTCGCCGCCGGACGATTCCGGCGCTTGTTCAACGGACCGTACGAGCGAGCGCCTTCCCCTATCCCGAACGACCGGCCGGGGCCAGCGCTCGATACCATTGATCCGCGAGGCGAAGGCGGACTAGACTGCGCCATGGGGACTCTGCGTCTGGTCGCCAGATTCTTGCAAGGGGCGGCCGGAATCGCCGGCTACGCCCTCGCTGCGTGGTTCACCCTCTTCCCAGCCAACGATGCCCGAGAACGTCAGCACGACTTCCAGCTGGTGCTGGCGTTTTGCGTCGTCGCCGTTCTGTTTTTCGCCGCGTATAGTGTCTGCGAGCACCTCTACGAGCAGTACCGCGACGATGAGCTGAAGCGGTTCATGCTCGACTTGTACACTCGGCCGGCGCCCGCACCGCAAGGTGCAGCACGCGGGCCCGTCCCCGCGCCGGCCGTCGCGCGCCTCGACCTGGGAAACTACGCGGACGCGGTACGGGCTGCCGATGCGTCAGGCTCGCGAACGTACGCGGCCGAGTTCATGGACCAGGACAAAACCCCGGAGAGCCTGCGCGACGAGCTGGTTCAACTCTCCAACAACATCGATGACCTGCTTCGAACCTACCACGGGAACTTGAGCGCCGACTCGTTCGTGTCGCCGGAGATCATGCAGTCCGTCTACCCGCGCACCCGCGAAGCGCGCAAGAGCATTCAGCACTTTCTTCCCCAATTCAACTTCGCCAAGCGTTCCGATCTCCCGGTGACGGTCTCGCGTATGGCAAAACTGACCGAGGAGCTCAAGCGCGCCGCGGCCGAGCTTCCCAACGACATCCCGTTCCGGCCTGCCCCCGCCCCGAATTGAGCGATGTCCCTCATTCGGATTGGGACCGCGGGCTGGAACCTTCCGCCGGCCGTTGCAGCGTCGTTTCCAGGTGCCGGCTCACACCTCGAGCGCTACGCTCGCGTTCTTCCATGCGTCGAGATAAATTCGACGTTCTACCGCGCGCATAGACGCTCGACCTACGAGCGCTGGGCGAGAAGCGTGCCGCCGGGCTTCTTGTTCAGTGTCAAGTTGCGCAAGACGATCACCCACGAGCATCGTCTCGAAGGCGTCGATGATTGCGTGGGCGCGTTCATCGACGAAGTTGCGCCGCTGCTCAACGGCGGCGTGCTCCTCGTGCAGTTGCCGCCAAAACTGGCCTTTTCGGGCGCAATCGCCGAGCGCTTCTTCAACGCGCTCCGCTCGACGTTTGGCGGCCGGGTCGCATGCGAACCCCGCCATGCAAGCTGGTTCAGCGATCCGGCCGAAGCGCTCCTGGCGCACTTTGGCGTCGCCCGTGTCGCTGCCGACCCGGCAATCCTGCCGGCGGCGGCATCACCGGGCGGCGATCGTTCGTTCCGCTACTTTCGTTGGCACGGGACGCCGCGCGTCTATTGGTCTACCTATGATCAACAACGCCTGACGCAGTTCGAGGCCCTCGTCAGCGCATCGCCCGGACCGGCGTTTTGCATCTTCGACAATACCGCGCACGGAGGGGCGATCGAGAACGCCCTAACGTTTGACGAACTCGTACGGTGCCGGCGCCCAGACGTCCGCGGCGCTCAGTGCGGGTAGAGCGCGAGTCCGAAGTTCGCCGGGCCGTTCACGCCGCTCGAGATCGTCACGACCGGCGAACCAGTATATGGCGGCGCATACTCCGTCACCGTGTTGTTGCCGGCGTTGGCAACGAACAGGTTGCCAGCCTCGTCAATCGCGAGCGCGACCGGGTTATTGATCCCGGTCGAAGCGGTCGCGATCGGCTCGCCGGTGTACGGCTTGGCATAGACGGACACGGAGTTGTTGCCTTCGTACGCGATGAACAGATTGGCATCCGCGTCCATTGCCAGAACCGTCGGATAGTTGGCCGCTCCGATGGGCGTCGCGGCGCCGGTGTACGGCGGCGCGAGCTCCGTGACCTGAGCGTCGTCGTTCAGGACGAACAGGTTGCCCGACGGATCCACCAGCGTCTGCTGTGGGTCGACGACGCCGTTCGAGATCGTGGTGACCGGGCCGGCGTTGTACGGCGGGGCGAACTCCTGCACGGTGTTGTTGTTCTGGTTCGGAATGAAGAGGTTGCCGCTCGCGTCCAGCGACATCTGCTTCATCGCATATCCCGAATCCGTGATCGTCGTCGGCGTCTGCGTGTACGGCGGCACGACCGTGATCGCATAGATGCCGCCGTCCGCGAACAGCCTGTTGTCGGGACCGATGAGCACGCTGTTCGTCGTATAGTCCCCGTTCGGGCCGGCATGCGAGGGGCTTCCCGTGTACGGCGGCGCGTAGATCGCGACGTACGCGGTCGAGTTTTCGGCGACGAACAAGTCGCCCGAGCTGTCGGTCGCGATGCCCAGCGGTGCGTTGACGCCGTTCGTCACCGTCGCGGACGGCGTGCCATACGGCCCGGGGTAGACCGTGATCGAGTTGCCGGTGGTGTTGGAGACAAAGAGCGTCTGCACAAGACTCGTCACGGAGAACGACGTCGTGCAGACCGCGCCGCCGCCCGAGCACGTGTCGTCGGAGTACGCGGCCGTCGCGGTGAAGGACTCGGTCTGACCGGACGTTCCGGATCCGAGAAGCGAGAACGCGTTCGGCGACGCCGTCGTCGGATTCGTGATGGTGAACCCGCTGCCGGAACTCGCCGCGATCGTGAACGTCGGCGCTCCCGGGCCGATGATGATATTCTGATCGGCGTCGAGCGCGAAGACGTTGAACGTCTGAGCGAGCGTGCCGTACTGCGTGAAACCGCTGGTCTGTCCGCCGCGAACGCCCCGTGCGTTGGTCCATACGCCGATTGCAGCCGGGATCCCAGAGAGCGTCACCGAGATCGCGTTGGCCTGACCCGCGACGACCGTGAACCCGATCGTCTGTCCGCTCGAGAGCTCGGTTCCCGTCGCCGTGCCGTGCGTCGCATCGTATCCGTCGTACGTCGCCAGCGTCATGTCGTACGTGCCGGGCCCGATCGTGAACTGCAGCGTACAGTTCGTCGAGGTCAGCGTCGACGTGCAGCCGCTCGACGTCGGCGTCAACCCCACCGTCTCGTCGAGAACCGTCGCCCCACCGCTGTGCTGCGTGACGAGGACGGTCATGCTCTGCGTCGCGGGCGAAATGTAGTGCGGCGCGCGGTGTGCGGCCAACGCCGCGCTCCCTTTCGGAATCACGATTTTCAACGTCGCCGTGGTCGGGCCCGACGGCGATCGAGGCGTCGCCGGCATCTGCGACTGCTCGTGACCGCCGCAGGCGCTCAGTACCGCCGGGATCACAGCGAAAACCAGGCCCTTGCAAAGGCCGCGGGCGCGAAACGGCATGAGGAAAATTTTCAATCCGACCCGGTTGGGCCCCTACTTGGGTCAGTCGTATCGCGGCCGGCTTTTTCTTTGCACTGTACGATAACGTCTCATCACGAGGACCCCGTTCGGTTCGTATTTCGTAGGAAGCCGGTCAGCCGGTCAGTACGAGACGGCGCAGTCGTCGATGATAAAGGACGACGAGGCGAAGTCGCCTTCGATGGACGTCGGATTGGTGACTCCGGCCACGGCGGTACCGGCGGCAGTGAACTGGTACAGGTTCGCGTAGATCTGGCTGCTCTCGTTCGTTCCGCTGTCGGTGATGACCAGATTCCCCGGCGAACCCGGCAGAAAGTGGACCGACGTGAACTGCTGGAAGACGTAACCCGCCAGCGGATTGGTGCCAGAGTAGAGCACCCAGGCCGTGCCGTTGAAGTGGTAGACGGAGACGTTGGTGCCGGTGCTCCCGTTGTACCAGGCGATCGCGATGTAGGCCCCGTCGCGCGAGGGAGCGATGTACTGCGGGTAGCCGCTCAACGAGGCGACCTCGAGCTTGCCGGTCGCGGTGATCTGCGCGCCCGTCGTGCCGTTGCGCGGGTATTCCCAGACCTGATATCCCCCGCTGCTTTGCGAGTTGCCGTAGATCAGCGTCTGACGTCCTTGATCCCACGCGAGCGTTGCGAAATTGCAGCACGTCTGCGCGGAGATGCTGTAGATGCTGCTGTCGGTGAAGTCTTGCTCCGAGCCGGAGCCGGTGGTCACGAGGATCACGTCCGTGGCGCTGACGCTGGTGTCGTCCATCAGGGTGGCGTAGCCGAAGACGGTGTTGCTGCTGTTGGCCAGGACCGCGGCCGTGGTGAAGTAGTCCTGAGTCTGCGTGTACCACGTCGGGCCGAGTGAGGTGGTGTAGTTCACGCTCGAGCTCGTCGCGCCGGCGGTCCACGCCTGAATCGTCGGCGTCGTCCCGCAGCAGTTCGCGACCATGGCCGTCCCGTTCTCGGAGACGTCGAAGCCAAAGAGACCCTGTTGCTCGGGGATGGGCGTACCGGTTTGGCCGGCGACCGTGAAGCCGCTGAACCCGCTGCCTTGCGTGTACTGGGACTCGTAGATCTGTTCGTTGCCCTGGTCGGCGATGAAGAGTAGGTCGGCTGCATCGAACTTCGCGTAGTCGAAGAAACACCCGGGGATTTCGTTGCCGCCATCCGTATAGCCGGCGCACGGGCTCGCGTTGGTATCCTTGATCAGCGTGCCGGGGCTCTCCTCGGCGAAGGTGTTGCTGAATGCGATCGCTTCCGAGTTGTTGTTCGAGTCGATCCCGACCGGTGTAATGAGCGAGGCCGCAATCGAGACCGTGAACGGCGCGGTCGCGGGGCTCAGATTGTCGGCATAGTGGCGCACGTTGGCGCCGGTCGTGTGCGCGTGCACGAAGCCGGGAGAGATCGTGATCGTCGATCCGCTCACCGCGGTGACCTTGACGCTCTCCTGAAGCAACGTCGAGCCGCCGGCGAAGTTCTCGTAGTCCACCACGAGATTCTGGCCGACAAAGATGGTCCCCGACGTCACGCTGACCGTGAAGCTGGTCGCGCCGATAGCCGGCGAGGACGTCAGCGCCGCGGAGACGTCCGTCGCTGCCGCCGGATCGGCGTCGACGACAACGTTCAGCGCACTACAGCTGCCCGAAGGCGTGACATCCAGCACCCCGCCGCTGATCGCCGACGTCGATCCGGCGCAGCCGCTATTCGCCGCGTTGTTGAACGCGGGAAGCCCTTGTTGTCCGGCGACGAACGCCGTCCCGTGCTTGTCGACCACCGCGAGCGAGTACGTCTCCTCCGCGGTGCCGTTCACGCTGAAGCCGGCAGCTTGGTTCCCGCCCTCGCCGTTGGTTGCCCCGACCGTGATCGCGCCGGGATTCGCGTCGAGCGTGATCGGCGTCGCCCCCGAGCCGAACGTATTGGCATGGCCCTCCACGACGCTGGCGGAGTACAGCGTTTCCGCGAGCAGGTTGCCGCCGGCGCCATTGGCGTCGTAGATGCTGATCTGGGTTTCGTCGGTCCCGATCGGCATCTGCACGGCAATCGTGCAGGTGTAGTCACTGCTGGTCGAGGTGGCGCATGGCGCCGTTCCAGGCGCG belongs to Candidatus Sulfotelmatobacter sp. and includes:
- a CDS encoding HBL/NHE enterotoxin family protein — translated: MTGTAAGLAPPAQDVHKDVLAEHLNGVVHIRGYVSALAITTIPSLNPQPAWYQNFSLNLFNAKQHGSVWTTTLESAITSTVPQLIIDFGTKFGVAADDITQTISAANGNPDAAAQQKIQARLTWLGGQLADTKSQITDLCSQFTAFHDAAISDLSALTGEDGIQQALLADQALAAKLKADIDADNAEIAADEAKLTASGIAGGVGIGVGVAAMAFGPVGFLVGAFITVASIAEMEAMYATYTRKIQDAHAEIARDTNELDDDMQQIAALSVLNASVGKLADLNKGMGQSLSDIADWWGTVAAKTNATIADLASASTEAGFWLGVGNDVTSAREDWDGLVQFATNMQTIADNAVVRMVRVAADGTASASSA
- a CDS encoding MBL fold metallo-hydrolase produces the protein MSAMLSWHVGRVNVGNDRPREITGGKPLATSFLQHLDEAGWSRDGVDAVVCTHLHVDHVGWNTMLENGTWVPTFPNARYFITRREYDFWSAHDDEEQRTMLGDSVTPIRLTPSTGHTPGHVSVMIESAGERAVITGDMAHHPCQLAHPDWTFGTGEPEAAVLTRSRLFAEWADQGILVIGTHFAAPTAGHVVRDGAAFRLAV
- a CDS encoding DUF72 domain-containing protein, encoding MSLIRIGTAGWNLPPAVAASFPGAGSHLERYARVLPCVEINSTFYRAHRRSTYERWARSVPPGFLFSVKLRKTITHEHRLEGVDDCVGAFIDEVAPLLNGGVLLVQLPPKLAFSGAIAERFFNALRSTFGGRVACEPRHASWFSDPAEALLAHFGVARVAADPAILPAAASPGGDRSFRYFRWHGTPRVYWSTYDQQRLTQFEALVSASPGPAFCIFDNTAHGGAIENALTFDELVRCRRPDVRGAQCG